The Deinococcus sonorensis KR-87 genome includes a window with the following:
- the lipA gene encoding lipoyl synthase, translating into MTQADQEPRFIKNGIYRKDSVRAREPKPDWLRVTIPVGGVFGEVKKIVKEHRLHTVCEEAMCPNIGECWSRGTATFMLMGHICTRACRFCAVDTGNPMGRLDLDEPASVADSVRLMGLRYVVLTSVDRDDLPDGGAYHFAKTVTAIKRENPETRVEALTPDFGGNTACVDLVLESGVDVYAQNLETVRRLTHPVRDIRASYDRTLSVLRHAKQARPDVITKTSIMLGLGETREELLETMQDCRDAGVDVLTFGQYLRPTQHHLPVERYVTPEEFDELRDLGMALGFLEVVSGPLVRSSYKAEQVLEKGRLPGHLAHLGETDTLGML; encoded by the coding sequence ATGACGCAGGCAGATCAGGAACCGCGTTTCATCAAGAACGGCATCTATCGCAAGGACTCGGTCCGGGCGCGCGAGCCGAAACCCGACTGGCTGCGCGTCACCATTCCGGTGGGCGGGGTCTTTGGCGAGGTCAAGAAGATCGTCAAGGAGCACCGCCTGCACACCGTCTGCGAGGAAGCGATGTGCCCCAACATCGGGGAGTGCTGGTCGCGCGGCACCGCCACCTTCATGCTGATGGGCCACATCTGCACCCGCGCCTGCCGCTTCTGCGCGGTGGACACCGGCAACCCGATGGGCCGGCTGGACCTGGACGAGCCGGCCAGCGTGGCCGACAGCGTGCGGCTGATGGGCCTGCGCTACGTGGTGCTGACCAGTGTGGACCGCGATGACCTGCCGGACGGCGGCGCGTACCACTTCGCCAAGACCGTGACGGCCATCAAGCGCGAGAACCCCGAGACGCGGGTGGAGGCGCTGACGCCCGACTTCGGCGGCAACACCGCCTGCGTGGACTTGGTGCTGGAGAGCGGCGTGGACGTGTACGCCCAGAACCTGGAGACGGTGCGCCGCCTGACCCACCCGGTGCGCGACATCCGTGCCAGCTACGACCGCACCCTCTCGGTGCTGCGGCACGCCAAGCAGGCCCGCCCGGACGTCATCACCAAGACCAGCATCATGCTGGGCCTGGGCGAAACCCGCGAGGAACTGCTGGAGACCATGCAGGACTGCCGCGACGCCGGGGTGGACGTGCTGACCTTCGGCCAGTACCTGCGCCCCACCCAGCATCACCTGCCGGTGGAGCGCTACGTGACCCCGGAAGAATTTGATGAGCTGCGCGACCTGGGCATGGCGCTGGGCTTTCTGGAGGTGGTCAGCGGACCGCTGGTGCGCTCGTCGTACAAGGCCGAGCAGGTGCTGGAGAAGGGCCGGCTGCCGGGCCACCTCGCCCACCTGGGCGAGACCGACACCCTCGGCATGCTGTAA
- a CDS encoding Gfo/Idh/MocA family oxidoreductase, translated as MTKEIRTILPPEERVGYAVIGLGELTTEELLPAFRLSGRSRLAAIVSGDRDEALQKARQHGLSDADVYSYEQFEELRGREDVQAVFIVLPNSLHREYAERAARIGKHVLCEKPLSDTPENAEAMVRACREAGVRLMTAYRIQYTPHHQLARELIERGELGRVKLINSVNTQVEANDGQWRLKRELAGGGSLPDVGLYCLNTARFLTGEEPYEVFAYTHSTPGDPRFKEVEESVSFILRFPSGIIANCLTSYGAAQHRALTVYGEDANLSLDPAFTYTNLRVVQASPEAATEHLVREVDQFALELDHFSMCVQEDLTPYTPGEEGLQDQRILAALYQSAEQGRPVQLERLEGRDLFRGTPPVQPDRQRS; from the coding sequence ATGACTAAGGAAATCCGCACCATCCTGCCCCCGGAAGAGCGCGTCGGTTACGCCGTGATCGGCCTGGGGGAACTGACCACCGAGGAGCTGCTGCCGGCCTTCCGGCTGTCGGGTCGCTCGCGGCTGGCGGCCATCGTGAGCGGCGACCGCGACGAAGCGCTGCAGAAAGCCCGGCAGCACGGCCTGAGCGACGCCGACGTGTACAGCTACGAGCAGTTCGAGGAGCTGCGCGGGCGCGAGGACGTGCAGGCGGTGTTTATCGTGCTGCCCAACAGCCTGCACCGCGAATACGCCGAGCGGGCGGCCCGCATCGGCAAGCACGTGCTGTGCGAGAAACCGCTCTCCGACACCCCCGAGAATGCCGAGGCGATGGTGCGGGCCTGCCGTGAGGCCGGGGTGCGGCTGATGACCGCCTACCGCATCCAGTACACCCCGCACCATCAGCTGGCCCGCGAGCTGATCGAGCGGGGCGAGCTGGGCCGGGTCAAGCTGATCAACTCGGTCAACACCCAGGTGGAGGCCAACGACGGGCAGTGGCGGCTCAAGCGTGAACTGGCCGGCGGCGGCAGCCTGCCGGACGTGGGGCTGTACTGCCTGAACACCGCCCGCTTCCTGACCGGCGAGGAGCCGTACGAGGTGTTCGCGTACACCCACAGCACGCCCGGCGACCCGCGTTTCAAGGAGGTCGAGGAGAGCGTGAGCTTCATCCTGCGCTTCCCCAGCGGCATCATCGCCAACTGCCTGACCAGCTACGGCGCGGCGCAGCACCGGGCGCTGACCGTGTACGGCGAGGACGCCAACCTGTCGCTGGACCCGGCCTTCACCTACACCAACCTGCGGGTGGTGCAGGCCAGTCCCGAGGCCGCCACGGAGCATCTGGTGCGCGAGGTGGACCAGTTCGCGCTGGAACTCGATCACTTCTCGATGTGTGTCCAGGAGGACCTGACGCCCTACACCCCGGGCGAGGAGGGCCTGCAGGACCAGCGCATTCTGGCGGCGCTGTACCAGAGTGCCGAGCAGGGCCGGCCCGTTCAGCTGGAGCGGCTGGAGGGCCGCGACCTGTTCCGGGGCACGCCCCCGGTGCAGCCGGACCGGCAGCGCTCCTGA
- a CDS encoding family 1 glycosylhydrolase: MRLELWVGPEASYTRTASHTLDQQELTGFAGRPEDLDRMASLGASRVRLPLLWERIMPEQTPDWTWSDAALQQLQRLKLDPIAGLVHHGSGPAHTSLLDPAFPEKLADYARRVAERYPHLDHWTPVNEPLTTARFSGLYGHWYPHAQDDHSFVQALLNELRGTVLAMQAVREINPASQLVQTEDLGRTASTPALREQAAFENERRWITWDLLCGRVGPGHPMWSYLKWAGATEEQVMWFAEHPCPPGILGLNLYLTSDRFLDERLDRYPESTHGGNGRQQYADVEAIRVRGPLQGLHHTRLMETHERYGLPMALTEVHLGCTREEQLRWLNAAWQGSTEALLEGADVRALTIWSAFGSAEWNSLQTRQEGHYEPGVWDVSAGWPRETALAQLARELVNGELLSHPVLPGPGWWQRAERVTYPAEGDVQALELTGRPLLLVQGQDELASGLMEELDHLCWLRGLPVVSVPDDGQVITSQIRRLRPWAVVEVSHPQELRLHWLGRSPLCIRADDWDRHALHAALDLLIDGEDGEWHWDGQMMRPNWQRQDGESLPPATTTY; this comes from the coding sequence GTGAGGCTGGAGCTGTGGGTCGGGCCGGAAGCGTCCTACACCCGCACGGCCTCACACACCCTGGACCAGCAGGAACTGACCGGCTTTGCCGGCCGGCCCGAGGATCTGGACCGGATGGCCAGCCTCGGCGCCTCACGCGTCCGCCTGCCGCTGCTGTGGGAGCGGATCATGCCGGAGCAGACGCCCGACTGGACCTGGTCGGACGCGGCGCTGCAGCAGCTGCAGCGGCTGAAACTGGACCCGATCGCCGGGCTGGTGCATCACGGCAGCGGGCCGGCGCACACCAGTCTGCTGGACCCGGCCTTTCCGGAGAAGCTGGCCGACTACGCCCGCCGGGTGGCCGAACGCTACCCGCACCTGGACCACTGGACACCGGTCAACGAGCCGCTGACCACCGCGCGCTTCTCGGGGCTGTATGGCCACTGGTATCCGCATGCGCAGGACGACCACAGCTTCGTGCAGGCGCTGCTGAACGAGCTGCGCGGCACGGTGCTGGCGATGCAGGCGGTCCGGGAGATCAATCCGGCGTCTCAGCTGGTCCAGACCGAGGACCTGGGACGCACCGCCAGCACTCCGGCGCTGCGGGAACAGGCAGCCTTTGAGAACGAGCGGCGCTGGATCACCTGGGACCTGCTGTGCGGGCGGGTGGGGCCGGGCCACCCGATGTGGAGCTACCTGAAGTGGGCCGGGGCCACCGAGGAGCAGGTGATGTGGTTTGCCGAGCATCCCTGTCCCCCGGGCATCCTGGGCCTGAACCTCTACCTCACCAGCGACCGCTTTCTGGACGAGCGGCTGGACCGCTACCCCGAGTCCACGCATGGCGGCAACGGCCGCCAGCAGTACGCCGATGTGGAGGCGATCCGGGTGCGCGGCCCGCTGCAGGGCCTGCATCACACCCGGCTGATGGAGACCCACGAGCGCTACGGCCTGCCGATGGCGCTCACCGAGGTGCACCTGGGCTGCACCCGCGAGGAACAGCTGCGCTGGCTGAATGCCGCGTGGCAGGGCAGCACCGAGGCCCTGCTGGAGGGCGCGGACGTGCGCGCTCTGACCATCTGGTCCGCTTTCGGCAGCGCCGAGTGGAACAGCCTGCAGACCCGCCAGGAGGGCCACTACGAGCCGGGCGTGTGGGACGTGTCGGCCGGCTGGCCGCGCGAGACGGCGCTGGCCCAGCTGGCGCGCGAGCTGGTGAACGGTGAACTGCTGAGCCACCCGGTGCTGCCGGGGCCCGGCTGGTGGCAGCGCGCCGAACGCGTGACGTATCCGGCCGAGGGCGACGTGCAGGCGCTGGAACTGACCGGCCGGCCCCTGCTGCTGGTGCAGGGTCAGGACGAACTGGCCAGCGGGCTGATGGAGGAACTGGACCACCTGTGCTGGCTGCGTGGCCTGCCGGTGGTCTCGGTGCCGGATGACGGTCAGGTGATCACCTCGCAGATCCGTCGGCTGCGGCCGTGGGCGGTGGTGGAGGTCTCGCACCCGCAGGAGCTGAGGCTGCACTGGCTGGGCCGCAGTCCCCTGTGCATCCGCGCCGACGACTGGGACCGTCACGCCCTGCACGCCGCCCTGGACCTGCTGATCGACGGAGAGGACGGGGAATGGCACTGGGACGGTCAGATGATGCGTCCCAACTGGCAGCGGCAGGACGGCGAGTCGTTGCCCCCGGCCACCACCACCTACTGA
- the lipB gene encoding lipoyl(octanoyl) transferase LipB, translating to MKRSFEVLDLGTVPYPDAWQLQRQHHARVAEGGTPTLLLLEHPAVITLGRKAKEGENIIVTRDYLASQGIEVHAVERGGDVTYHGPGQLVGYAIFPVGRRVRDFLRLLEGALVEALAQLQLPARPNPGYAGVYVDPREINGRQYDQKIASIGVAVQRNVAFHGFGLNVATNLQHFELILPCGLQDTQMTSVAREYGLRGLGTPPDMAQVKQVIAGAFAHTFEHYDFTLPEAAAMGAP from the coding sequence GTGAAACGGTCATTCGAGGTGCTGGACCTGGGCACGGTGCCGTACCCGGACGCCTGGCAGCTGCAGCGGCAGCACCACGCCCGGGTGGCGGAGGGCGGCACGCCCACCCTGCTGCTGCTGGAACACCCGGCGGTCATCACGCTGGGGCGCAAGGCGAAGGAAGGCGAGAACATCATCGTCACCCGCGACTACCTGGCGTCCCAGGGCATCGAGGTGCATGCGGTGGAGCGCGGCGGCGACGTGACCTATCACGGCCCCGGGCAGCTGGTCGGCTACGCCATCTTTCCGGTGGGGCGACGGGTCCGCGACTTTCTGCGGCTGCTGGAGGGCGCGCTGGTGGAGGCGCTGGCCCAGCTGCAGCTGCCGGCCCGGCCCAACCCCGGCTACGCGGGCGTGTACGTGGACCCGCGCGAGATCAATGGCCGCCAGTACGACCAGAAGATTGCCAGCATCGGGGTGGCGGTGCAGCGCAATGTGGCGTTTCACGGCTTTGGGCTGAACGTGGCCACCAACCTGCAGCACTTCGAGCTGATCCTGCCCTGCGGCCTGCAGGACACCCAGATGACCAGCGTGGCGCGGGAATACGGGCTGCGCGGGCTGGGCACCCCGCCCGACATGGCCCAGGTGAAGCAGGTCATCGCCGGCGCCTTCGCCCACACCTTCGAGCACTACGACTTTACGCTGCCGGAAGCGGCAGCGATGGGAGCACCATGA
- a CDS encoding alpha/beta fold hydrolase, whose translation MVSSTVVLLHGFGTSAPLWADVQARLGRLSVALDLPGFGGNTAGHSAHDYTVDGMADHVAQQVQAAGLTRYTLAGHSMGGKVAAVLAARQPVGLTGLLLLASSPPSPEPMTERGRAELKAAWGDPERLRALYAGIVRAPLPASSVLSLIEDGLRAEQAAWTAWPDHGSREHHERQMARVAVPVRVLASRSDPVMTPQVMRERVMPAFPGAALRELDGPGHLLPLEAPKEVAGWLDDAARDLTG comes from the coding sequence ATGGTCTCCTCCACCGTGGTGCTGCTGCACGGCTTCGGCACCTCGGCGCCGCTGTGGGCAGACGTGCAGGCCCGGCTGGGACGGCTGTCCGTGGCGCTGGATCTGCCCGGCTTCGGGGGCAACACGGCGGGCCACAGCGCCCACGACTACACGGTGGACGGCATGGCCGACCATGTGGCACAGCAGGTGCAGGCGGCCGGCCTGACCCGCTACACCCTGGCCGGACACTCGATGGGCGGCAAGGTGGCGGCGGTGCTGGCCGCCCGGCAGCCGGTGGGCCTGACGGGGTTGCTGCTGCTGGCCTCCTCCCCTCCCTCGCCCGAGCCGATGACCGAGCGGGGCCGGGCCGAGCTGAAGGCCGCCTGGGGTGATCCGGAGCGGCTGAGGGCCCTGTATGCCGGGATCGTGCGCGCGCCGCTGCCGGCCTCCTCCGTGCTTTCGCTGATCGAGGATGGCCTGCGGGCGGAACAGGCCGCCTGGACTGCCTGGCCGGACCACGGCAGCCGCGAACACCACGAGCGGCAGATGGCGCGCGTCGCGGTGCCGGTGCGGGTGCTGGCCAGCCGCAGCGACCCGGTGATGACGCCGCAGGTGATGCGCGAGCGGGTGATGCCGGCCTTTCCTGGTGCGGCGCTCCGGGAGCTGGACGGCCCCGGCCACCTGCTCCCGCTGGAGGCGCCGAAGGAGGTGGCCGGGTGGCTGGACGACGCGGCCAGGGACCTGACCGGATAG